TCATCCAGGAGACCGGCTAAAACGCCCATCTTAAGGTCATAAGTAGAAAGGCTTAATTGCTGGATATTCAACTGCTCCAATATATAATCCGTAATGATAGCAGCAATGACGATCATATCTACACGCAGGGAAATTAAGCCTTTCATATTTGCACGTTCACTGTGTGTAGAATGAATTAACCTTTTAGAAATTGCTTTGTATCTATCTATATCCAAACCCGCTGAAGCCACCTCTCCTATTTCATTTCCATCATTCAATAACGCAGCAAATGATTCAAAAGCACCCGCAGAACCTACTAACAAAGAAGGTTTGTATTGTGCACAGGCCTCTTTTAAATCAGGTAAGGTATTGTGTAAATGATCTATAACAGACTGATGCTCCGTATCACTCAACGGATCTGAATGGAAATAAGCCTGCATCAACCTGGCTGCGCCAACGTTATAGCTTTTCTTCCAGAGCGCTTTTTCCGGATTACAGATAATAAACTCCGTACTTCCCCCTCCAATATCCATCACAAGGGTCGTTTGTTTAATCAGGCCAGTTGCCATCACCCCGCTGAATATATATCCTGCTTCCGCTTCGCCGGTAATCACTTCAATATGAATCCCTATCTCTGCTGCTTTAGCTACAAATTCCTGCCCGTTTTCTGCACTACGTACGGCAGATGTAGCCACTGCTTTGATCGTATCTACTTTATAATTGTCAATGGTAGCTTTGAATTGCCCGAGCGTACGAATCCCTCTTTCCATTGCCTCAGGTATGATCATATTTTGATTGATCCTTCCCTCCCCTAAAAATACCGGTACAGTCGTCTTATATAAAATCTGATCTACACCTTCTGCTATCAGCAAATGAAACGTATTTGTACCCAGGTCTATTACTGCGAATCTCATATCCTACCCTTTAAATATTGCAAAAGATATAAAAATTCTCTTTAATTAGGCTGTAGACACATATTCTATATGAGATCAGCTTCCGTTTTTGTTTGCTCAATCCTCTTTTACATTCATTCTTTCGCCCAGCAGATCAGCGTCAGTTTTCCAGACAGCCTGCTTTCCACACCATTTACCGGCAGCATTCTCGTTTATCTTTCCAAAACTTCAAAGAAGCCCAGGCAAGCCTCCTCTTTTCTTATAAACTACTCATATCAATCACAAACCTGTACAGTACATCCCCTTTCTCCAACCGTTCAAAAGCTGTCGATATCGCCCACTTTCAGTTTAGTGACATGCTCACCGGCTTCGATGATCCTTCCTACGATCTCATGACCGGGCACCATGGGGAAGATGCCGGGAAACCAGTCGTTCCTGATCTGGTGGAGATCGGTGTGGCAAACGCCACAATATAGAATCTCGATGAGCACATCGTGGGTGGTCAGGGGCCTTCTTTCAAAGGTCCAAGGTGTGAGTGTGGTGCCTGCTTGTAAAGCAGCGTATCCTTTGGCAGTAATCATATTGTTTGTTTTGATAGACCAAAGTTAGGTTGGGGAGTGGGGAGAGAATTGAAGGTTTCAAAGTGAAAATTATAAGTATCAAAGGGGCAATACCTCTTTCACACTTCCTAAAAATAATTTCCCCCCTCCTGACATAGGGCTGTCACACCCCGTTAATAGTTTTGTTGAATAAATGTTAAAATCAATGATCAGTCAATTCGCACAATTAAACTGGATGGGCGTTGCCATCGCTTTTTTAGCCTACTGTATCGTCGGCCCCCTATGGTTCACCTTATTATTCCCAAAGGCTTACCGGCGCTCACTGGGCAAGGAAAATGAAACCCTTCCCAACAAGCCAATCTTCATTGTGGGCCCCGCCCTATGTTCACTGGTCATTACCATTGCCACCGCCTTGTTGCTGTACGCGCTACAGATTTCATCTATACAAGCAGGCATCGAATTTAGCTTGCTGATCGGCATAGGTTTCCTGGTAGCGAATACCGTGACCATCGCCATCAATCCCAATTTTCCTAAGCCCATTCTGTACAGCATCATTAGCGGCAGCTATCATTTAGTATGTATTTTGATTGTAACTGTGGTCTTAATTGCGATGAAATAATGGAAACATTTTGCCCGGCCAACAGGCAGGAATGGCGCCAATGGCTACAGGAAAACCATAGCAGTGCGCCATTCATCTGGCTCGTATATTACAAAAAGCAGGCAAACCGATCTACCCTTACGTGGAGCGAAGCCGTGTACGAAGCCCTTTGTTTTGGCTGGATCGACAGTACGGCAAAAACTATCGATGAAGAAAAATTCATGCAGTTCTTCACAAAAAGAAAGCCCACCAGTGTCTGGTCCAAAATCAACAAAGAAAAAGTTAAACGCCTGATAGCCACCGGGCTCATGATGCCTGCCGGCCATCAATGCATTCACCTGGCCAGGCAAAATGGGTCATGGTCTATACTCGATGATGTAGAAGAGCTAAAGATACCCAAAGACCTGGAGAAAGCTTTTAAATCCAAACGGGGTTCAAAGGCTCATTTCATAGGTTTAAGCAGGTCAGTGCAAAAAAACTATCTACAAAAACTGGTACTGGCAAAACGACCGGAAACCCGGTTAAAAAGGATCCAGGAAATTGTCAACTTAGGTGGGTGAACATAATCGTTCACCCACCTTTTTATATTTATTCTCAGAAATTATTAAATACTATTAAATTGCCATACATTTACTCCATAAACTTTAGAAGAAATTGTCCTTTACCTATTACCTCTTACAATTTGCTACTTACGGTCTAGCGCTTTTACCGTTTAGGGTATTGTACCTGCTTTCAGACGTTGTGTACGTGCTGTTATATCATGTTCTTTCTTACAGGAAAAAAGTTGTCATGAGTAATCTTCGTGCTTCGTTCCCTGATAAGTCGGAAAAAGAGCTGACAAAAATCTGCAAGGAATTTTATCATTATCTCTGCGACATGTTTCTCGAAACGTTCAAGACGCTTGCCATCAGCAAAGAGACCATGGTAAAACGCTGTGCTTTTACACCAGAGACCATCGCCCTCTTTAACAAACTGGCCGAAGAGGAAAAAAGTGTGATACTGGTAATGGGGCACAAAGGTAACTGGGAATGGGCAGGCAATTCATTCAGCATTCTGCTCAAACAGCAATTGTATGTGATTTATCATCCGCTGTCCAACAAAAACCTGGATGCCCTGATGTATAAAATGCGTACCCGTTTTGGCACAAAGCTGATTGCCATGCAGGATACATTCCGTGAAATGGTAAAGAACAGGAAGGAAATAAACGCCACCGCATTCATTGCTGATCAGTCACCACAACCCGCTACGGCTCACTGGATGACTTTTTTAAACCAGGATACCCCGGTTTTTAAGGGAACAGAAAAGATCGCGCAGAAAATGAACTACCCGGTAGTGTATGTAACAGTGAACAAAGTGAAAAGGGGCTACTACTCCGTAGAAGCTTCCATGTTGGTAGAGGAACCAACGAACGAGCCAGAAGGCGCTATCACAGAGATCCATACCCACAAACTGGAGCAGGATATCATTGCCCAACCGGGCACCTGGCTCTGGTCTCACAGAAGATGGAAACACAAACGCCAACCACAACCGATAGCGGTACCGACCATATAATTTCCAATTATACCACAACGTTAAAATTATTCATCCTATGCGCGAAGGGAAAGACCTTATCCTGGCAACAAAACCATATGCCAATGAAATCAGGTCCAGGAGCTGGTTCCACCTCACTACAACTTTGGGGTTGCTGATACTGGCATTGACGGGCACGCTGGTATTGCCATATTTTATTTTTAGGCTGGCGGCCAGCATTTTTGCGGGTTTACTGATTGTGCGGACATTCGTCATTTACCACGATCATCAGCACCATACAATATTACATAATTCAAAACTGGCAGAAGCCATCATGGTCCTTTTCGGGATCTATGTACTGGCGCCTACCAGCATCTGGAAAAGATCTCACGATTATCATCATAAACATAATTCAAAACTGTTCAGTGCCAGCATTGGCTCATATCCTATTGCTACCCGGCAGAAGTTTGAGCAAATGAGTCGTAGAGAAAGAAGGGGTTACCTCTTCACCAGGCATCCGCTCACGATCCTGTGTGGCTACCTCTTTATGTTCATGATTGGTATGTGCCTGCAGTCATTTACAAGTAGTCCAAGAAAGCACCTGGATAGTCTGTTAGCGCTGGTATTGCATTTCTGCGGCAGCGCGGCGGTGATCTATTTCCTGGGTTGGGAGGCATGGGCGCTTTTCATCCTGATACCTTTTTCCATCGCCTGTTGTATGGGGGCATACCTGTTTTATGCCCAGCATAATTTTCCGGGTGTTACATTCAATGATAGTGAGGACTGGTGTTATCATGAGGCCGCGTTATTGTCATCCAGCTTTATGGTGATGTCGCCGTTTATGAACTGGGTAACTGCAAATATCGGGTATCATCATATTCACCATCTGAATGCGCGTATTCCATTTTACCGTTTGCCACAGGCCATGGCGGAGATCCCGGAGTTGCAACAGGCAAAGACTACCAGTCTGCGGATCAGGGAGGTTATTGCATGTTTAAAGCTTAAGGTATGGGATCCGGAACTGAAGCGGATGATCACCCTGCGGGAAGCTGCGGCGCTGAAAACACCGGCTTATAAAGTGACGACTCCCCAACCTTTAGGTTTTTCTTAACATTTATATTTATGGAAAATGGATTTTCCGGGAATCATGAAAGAAAATCCATTTTCCATGAGTCCAAAGTACATTATCCCCATTGGCACCTTTTTCTGTGCATTATTCCTGATGGGCGCTGTGCGTAAGCACCCTGTTATGGAATCCTCTCCTTCCCCCGTTATAATTGATTCTCCCCACGCTCAATCTAAAATCCAGGTAGTATTTGCATTGGATGCAACAGGTAGTATGACCGGTTTGATCGGCGCTGCCAAAGAAAAAATATGGTCTATTGCGGGAAGTCTCGCTCAGGCGGAGCCTGCACCTGTCATTGAGATAGGTTTGATATTTTACAGGGACAGGGGCGACCAGTTTATTACAAGAAGAGTGGCATTGTCAGGTGACATGGATGATGTGTATGAGCAGTTGATGCAGATGAGTGCAGATGGAGGAGGGGATAGCCCGGAGAGTGTGAACCAGGCCTTGAATGAGGCGGTAACGAAGTTTAAATGGGATACGGCGCAAAGTACCTACAAGACGGTGTTTTTGGTGGGAGATTGCCCCCCGCATATGGATTACAGGGATGATGTGAAGTACCCGGTAAGTTGTAAGCTGGCCACGCAGAAAGATATCGTGTTAAATACGATCCTGATGGGGGATAATTATAAAGCGATGCAGGTGTGGAAAGATATAGCAGAGTGTAATCAGGGGAGCTATACGCAGGTGAATATGGACGCCAATGATATACAGGTGAATACACCTTATGATAATCAGATCGCACGGTTATCAGATCAGTTGGATGATAGCAGGCTATATTATGGTAGTGAAGATGAGAAGGTGGCTTATTCAGCCAAAGTATCAAAGAGCAAATATATCAGTACGAATGTGGCGGCAAATGTGAAAGCGCAGCGGGCGGAGTATAATGCTACAAAAGCGGGGAAGAGTGGGTATTATGGAAAGAAGGAATTGCTGGAGAACTATAAAGATAAATCAGTGAGTGTTGAATCTATAAAAACGGAGGAATTACCGGAGGAAATGAAGAAGATGACAGTAGTGCAGCGGGAGGAATATTTAAAGAAAAAAGTGGCGGTAAGGGATAGTTTGAACAAGGAGTTAGACAAGTATGTGAAGATGCGGCAGGCCTATATAGAAAAGGACCTGAAGAGCAGGAAGGCAGAAGATGTAGATAGTTCATTTACGAATAAGATATATAAGAGTATACAGCAACAGACGGAGAAGAAGAAAATATATCTGAAGAAGGATGCAAAGTATTAGAGTAGTGTATCATTTTGAATGTAGTCAAGCCGGCCGCAGGCAACTGCACGGGAGATTCGGGTGATTTTTTAAAGAAAACTGCAACTGACACACTATCAATATTAGTAAGATTTATATTTTAATTTTAGGTTTTGAAGCGCCCTGAAGTTTATACTTCGGGGCTATTTTTTTAGTGCAATTCTTTATATGAATTTTATATTAAATCCGAACAAACCCCTCCCCTCATTAGTTATTTATAAATGGCATTATATAGATTTAAACTATTAAAATATAGAATATATTAATCTTGTTTATATCCTTAAAGTCCTACTTTTACCATCCTGCTTGTATAAACAACACCGTAAGCTTTCATTTAATACCATAAAATAAAAACAATGGGAAAAGAATCAAACGACATCAGTAAATGCCCATTCCACAATGGCAGTATGAAAAACCCAGTCGCTGGTGGTGGCACCAGAAATCGTGACTGGTGGCCTGACCAACTTAGACTCAACATCCTTCGTCAACAATCACCTTTATCCAACCCTCTCGGCGACGAATTCAACTATGCCGAAGCCTTCAAAAGCCTCGATCTCGAAGCCGTTAAGCAAGACCTCCATGCACTCATGACCGACTCTCAGGACTGGTGGCCTGCTGATTTCGGCCATTATGGCCCCCTCTTTATCCGCATGGCATGGCACAGCGCAGGTACCTACCGCGTTACCGATGGTCGTGGCGGCGCCGGTTCCGGCCAACAACGTTTTGCTCCCCTCAACAGCTGGCCTGACAACGTTAGCCTGGACAAAGCCCGCAGACTTCTCTGGCCTATCAAACAAAAGTATGGCAACAAGATCTCCTGGGCTGATCTTATGATCTTAACCGGCAACATTGCCCTGGAATCTATGGGCTTCAAAACCTTTGGCTTCGCTGGCGGACGCGTTGATAAATGGGAACCGGAGGAAGATGTATATTGGGGTTCTGAAACTACCTGGCTGGGTGGCGATGTGCGCTACGGACACGGCTCTGAAGGGGTAGTTGAAAACCACGGTGTACTGGTATCAGATGATAATGCAGATGGTGATATTCACTCCCGCTACCTCGACAAACCACTCGCTGCTGTACAGATGGGTTTGATCTATGTAAACCCTGAAGGCCCGGATGGTAATCCTGACCCTATTGCAGCTGCCAAAGATATCCGTGATACTTTTGGTCGTATGGCGATGAATGATGAAGAAACTGTTGCCCTCATCGCAGGCGGTCACAGCTTCGGTAAAACCCACGGCGCAGCTACTGCTGATCACGTAGGCAAAGAACCGGAAGCCGCAGGGATCGAAGCACAGGGTTTTGGATGGAGTAATAGCTATGGCTCCGGCAAAGGCGCCGATACTATTACCAGTGGCCTGGAAGTAATATGGACAAAAACACCTACCCAATGGAGCAATAACTTCTTTGAGAATCTCTTCGGTTTTGAATGGGAACTCACCAAGAGCCCTGCCGGCGCTCACCAATGGGTAGCAAAAGATGCTGATAATATTATACCGGATGCATATGACAGTGGCAAAAAACACCGTCCTACTATGCTGACTACAGACCTCGCTTTAAGGTTTGATCCGGCATATGAAAAGATTTCAAGAAACTTCTTAGAAAACCCGGATGCATTTGCAGACGCGTTTGCAAGAGCATGGTTCAAACTCACACACCGTGATATGGGGCCAAAGGTATTATACCTTGGCGCCGACGCTCCACAGGAAGACCTGCTCTGGCAGGATCCGATTCCTGCTGTTGATCATGAACTGGTGAATGATGAGGATATAGCTGCACTGAAAGAGAAAATACTGGCTTCCGGCCTGAGCATCTCCGAACTGGCGTCTACAGCATGGGCTTCTGCTTCTACCTTCCGTGGCTCTGATAAACGCGGTGGTGCAAATGGTGCACGTATCCGCCTGGCGCCACAGAAATACTGGAAAGTCAATAACCCCGCGCAGTTACAAAAGGTGTTGGATAAACTGACAGCAATACAGTCAGAGTTTGCCAAAAAAGTATCCATCGCTGACCTGATTGTACTGGCAGGTGGCGTAGCAATTGAAAAAGCCGCGAAAGATGCAGGACAGGATATTACTGTTCCATTTACACCCGGCCGTATGGATGCTACACAGGAACAAACAGATGTGGAATCTGTAGGTTACCTGGAACCACAGGCGGATGGTTTCCGTAACTATCGTAAATTCAAATCATCCGTGTCTACTGAGTCATTGTTGATTGATAAGGCACAGCTGCTTACACTCACAGCGCCGGAACTAACAGCATTGATCGGTGGTCTGCGTGTATTGAATATTAACTACGATGGATCAGCTGATGGGGTGTTGACAACTACGCCGGGCAAACTGACAAATGATTTCTTTGTGAATTTGCTGGATATGAATACCGC
This Chitinophaga sancti DNA region includes the following protein-coding sequences:
- a CDS encoding exopolyphosphatase yields the protein MRFAVIDLGTNTFHLLIAEGVDQILYKTTVPVFLGEGRINQNMIIPEAMERGIRTLGQFKATIDNYKVDTIKAVATSAVRSAENGQEFVAKAAEIGIHIEVITGEAEAGYIFSGVMATGLIKQTTLVMDIGGGSTEFIICNPEKALWKKSYNVGAARLMQAYFHSDPLSDTEHQSVIDHLHNTLPDLKEACAQYKPSLLVGSAGAFESFAALLNDGNEIGEVASAGLDIDRYKAISKRLIHSTHSERANMKGLISLRVDMIVIAAIITDYILEQLNIQQLSLSTYDLKMGVLAGLLDDCL
- a CDS encoding alcohol dehydrogenase catalytic domain-containing protein, with amino-acid sequence MITAKGYAALQAGTTLTPWTFERRPLTTHDVLIEILYCGVCHTDLHQIRNDWFPGIFPMVPGHEIVGRIIEAGEHVTKLKVGDIDSF
- a CDS encoding DUF1761 domain-containing protein; the encoded protein is MISQFAQLNWMGVAIAFLAYCIVGPLWFTLLFPKAYRRSLGKENETLPNKPIFIVGPALCSLVITIATALLLYALQISSIQAGIEFSLLIGIGFLVANTVTIAINPNFPKPILYSIISGSYHLVCILIVTVVLIAMK
- a CDS encoding YdeI/OmpD-associated family protein; the protein is METFCPANRQEWRQWLQENHSSAPFIWLVYYKKQANRSTLTWSEAVYEALCFGWIDSTAKTIDEEKFMQFFTKRKPTSVWSKINKEKVKRLIATGLMMPAGHQCIHLARQNGSWSILDDVEELKIPKDLEKAFKSKRGSKAHFIGLSRSVQKNYLQKLVLAKRPETRLKRIQEIVNLGG
- a CDS encoding lysophospholipid acyltransferase family protein, with amino-acid sequence MSFTYYLLQFATYGLALLPFRVLYLLSDVVYVLLYHVLSYRKKVVMSNLRASFPDKSEKELTKICKEFYHYLCDMFLETFKTLAISKETMVKRCAFTPETIALFNKLAEEEKSVILVMGHKGNWEWAGNSFSILLKQQLYVIYHPLSNKNLDALMYKMRTRFGTKLIAMQDTFREMVKNRKEINATAFIADQSPQPATAHWMTFLNQDTPVFKGTEKIAQKMNYPVVYVTVNKVKRGYYSVEASMLVEEPTNEPEGAITEIHTHKLEQDIIAQPGTWLWSHRRWKHKRQPQPIAVPTI
- a CDS encoding fatty acid desaturase family protein — protein: MREGKDLILATKPYANEIRSRSWFHLTTTLGLLILALTGTLVLPYFIFRLAASIFAGLLIVRTFVIYHDHQHHTILHNSKLAEAIMVLFGIYVLAPTSIWKRSHDYHHKHNSKLFSASIGSYPIATRQKFEQMSRRERRGYLFTRHPLTILCGYLFMFMIGMCLQSFTSSPRKHLDSLLALVLHFCGSAAVIYFLGWEAWALFILIPFSIACCMGAYLFYAQHNFPGVTFNDSEDWCYHEAALLSSSFMVMSPFMNWVTANIGYHHIHHLNARIPFYRLPQAMAEIPELQQAKTTSLRIREVIACLKLKVWDPELKRMITLREAAALKTPAYKVTTPQPLGFS
- a CDS encoding vWA domain-containing protein translates to MSPKYIIPIGTFFCALFLMGAVRKHPVMESSPSPVIIDSPHAQSKIQVVFALDATGSMTGLIGAAKEKIWSIAGSLAQAEPAPVIEIGLIFYRDRGDQFITRRVALSGDMDDVYEQLMQMSADGGGDSPESVNQALNEAVTKFKWDTAQSTYKTVFLVGDCPPHMDYRDDVKYPVSCKLATQKDIVLNTILMGDNYKAMQVWKDIAECNQGSYTQVNMDANDIQVNTPYDNQIARLSDQLDDSRLYYGSEDEKVAYSAKVSKSKYISTNVAANVKAQRAEYNATKAGKSGYYGKKELLENYKDKSVSVESIKTEELPEEMKKMTVVQREEYLKKKVAVRDSLNKELDKYVKMRQAYIEKDLKSRKAEDVDSSFTNKIYKSIQQQTEKKKIYLKKDAKY
- the katG gene encoding catalase/peroxidase HPI, which produces MGKESNDISKCPFHNGSMKNPVAGGGTRNRDWWPDQLRLNILRQQSPLSNPLGDEFNYAEAFKSLDLEAVKQDLHALMTDSQDWWPADFGHYGPLFIRMAWHSAGTYRVTDGRGGAGSGQQRFAPLNSWPDNVSLDKARRLLWPIKQKYGNKISWADLMILTGNIALESMGFKTFGFAGGRVDKWEPEEDVYWGSETTWLGGDVRYGHGSEGVVENHGVLVSDDNADGDIHSRYLDKPLAAVQMGLIYVNPEGPDGNPDPIAAAKDIRDTFGRMAMNDEETVALIAGGHSFGKTHGAATADHVGKEPEAAGIEAQGFGWSNSYGSGKGADTITSGLEVIWTKTPTQWSNNFFENLFGFEWELTKSPAGAHQWVAKDADNIIPDAYDSGKKHRPTMLTTDLALRFDPAYEKISRNFLENPDAFADAFARAWFKLTHRDMGPKVLYLGADAPQEDLLWQDPIPAVDHELVNDEDIAALKEKILASGLSISELASTAWASASTFRGSDKRGGANGARIRLAPQKYWKVNNPAQLQKVLDKLTAIQSEFAKKVSIADLIVLAGGVAIEKAAKDAGQDITVPFTPGRMDATQEQTDVESVGYLEPQADGFRNYRKFKSSVSTESLLIDKAQLLTLTAPELTALIGGLRVLNINYDGSADGVLTTTPGKLTNDFFVNLLDMNTAWKAVTTEQELFEGTDRATGNVKWTATRADLVFGSNAELRAIAEVYGSSDGKERFIQDFVKAWTKVMNLDRFDVK